The Guyparkeria halophila DNA window CCGGACCGGGGCTCGCCATGCGTTGCGCGATTTGTGGCAATGACGACACCCGCGTGATCGATTCGCGGGCGATCGACGCGGGTGAAGGCATCCGCCGCCGGCGTGAATGCGCCGCCTGCGGGCAGCGCTTCACTACCTACGAGCGGGCCGATCGGCAGATGCCGAGGGTGGTGAAGTCCAATGGGGCGCGCCAGAACTTCGACGACCGCAAGCTGCGCGACGGGCTGATGCGGGCGCTGGAGAAGCGACCCGTGCCGACGCGACGCGTCGAGGAGGCAATCGAGCAGATCGAGCGCCAGCTGCGCAGTCGCGGCGAGCGCGAGATCGCCGCCCGCGAGATCGGCGACATGGTGATGGCCCAATTGCGTCGGCTCGACCACGTCGCCTACATCCGCTTTGCCTCGGTCTACCTGAGCTTCGACAGCGTCGAGGCCTTCCGTGACGCGATCGAATCGCTGGCCAATGACGTGATCAGCGACCCGGATCACCAATTGCCCCTGATCGGCGATGCCAACTAAGGGCCGCCCCACGGCGACGGCCGCGGATCGGCGCTGGATGACCCACGCGCTAACCGTGGCCGAGCGTGGCCGCTATACCACGTCGCCCAATCCGCGGGTGGGCTGTGTGCTGGTCCGTGATGGCGCGATTGTCGGCGAGGGCTTCCACGCCCGCGCCGGCGAGCCGCACGCCGAGGTGCATGCCCTGCGGGCCGCTGGTGAGCAGGCACGTGGGGCCACGGCCTATGTGACCCTCGAGCCCTGCAGCCATGTCGGTCGAACGCCGGCCTGTGCCCCGCAACTGGTCGAGGCCGGTGTGGTCCGCGTGGTCACGGCGATGAGCGATCCCAATCCGCAGGTGGCCGGTCGTGGGCACGCCATTTTGCGCGAGGCCGGGGTCGAGGTGGTCGAGGCGATCGCCCCGGCGGCGGCCCGAACGCTCAACCCGGGATTCGTCTCGCGCATGGAACGCGGGCGGCCCTGGGTGACGGTCAAGGTGGCCCAGTCGCTCGACGGGCGCAGCGCGCTGGCCAGTGGCGAGAGCCAGTGGATCACGGGTGAGGCGGCGCGCCGCGACGTGCAATTCCTGCGTGCCCGCCAGTGCGCCGTGCTCAGCGGCATCGACACGGTGCTGACCGACAGCGCCCGGCTGAATGTGCGCCTGGCGGCAGACGATCTCGGCATCGAGGGCGAAGTGCGCCAGCCGGTGCGTGTGGTGCTCGATTCGGGGCTGCGACTGCCGCCCTTCGCCGCGATCTTCGATGCAGCGGGGCCGATATGGATTTACACCCGCGATGCGACCGACGGGGTGCATCACGAGGCCCTGCTCAGGCGCGAGGCAACCCTGATCGAGGCGCCGGCCGCGCCCCGCTTGGGTCTGGACCTCGACTTCATCCTGGCCGACCTGGCGCGGCGGGAAATCAACGAGGTGCTGGTCGAGGCTGGTGCCAAGCTCGCCGGGGCGTTTGTTGCAGCCGGGCTGTGCGACGAGCTGGTCGTCTACCAGGCCCCGATGCTGCTCGGTCACCAAGCCCGTCCCGCACTGGCGCTGCCCGAGCCGGCGGCGCTGGCCGATGTCAGGCGCTGGACGCTGGTCGACGAAACGCGCCTGGCAGACGACCTGCGCCTGACCCTGCGCCCGGTGCGCTAGTTCATTACCCGCGGAGAGAGTTCATGTTCACCGGCATCATCCAGACCGTCGGCACCCTGGTCGAGCAGACCCCCACGGGCGGCGATGCCCGCCTGACCATCG harbors:
- the nrdR gene encoding transcriptional regulator NrdR, with protein sequence MRCAICGNDDTRVIDSRAIDAGEGIRRRRECAACGQRFTTYERADRQMPRVVKSNGARQNFDDRKLRDGLMRALEKRPVPTRRVEEAIEQIERQLRSRGEREIAAREIGDMVMAQLRRLDHVAYIRFASVYLSFDSVEAFRDAIESLANDVISDPDHQLPLIGDAN
- the ribD gene encoding bifunctional diaminohydroxyphosphoribosylaminopyrimidine deaminase/5-amino-6-(5-phosphoribosylamino)uracil reductase RibD — protein: MTHALTVAERGRYTTSPNPRVGCVLVRDGAIVGEGFHARAGEPHAEVHALRAAGEQARGATAYVTLEPCSHVGRTPACAPQLVEAGVVRVVTAMSDPNPQVAGRGHAILREAGVEVVEAIAPAAARTLNPGFVSRMERGRPWVTVKVAQSLDGRSALASGESQWITGEAARRDVQFLRARQCAVLSGIDTVLTDSARLNVRLAADDLGIEGEVRQPVRVVLDSGLRLPPFAAIFDAAGPIWIYTRDATDGVHHEALLRREATLIEAPAAPRLGLDLDFILADLARREINEVLVEAGAKLAGAFVAAGLCDELVVYQAPMLLGHQARPALALPEPAALADVRRWTLVDETRLADDLRLTLRPVR